From a region of the Nitrospiraceae bacterium genome:
- a CDS encoding SUMF1/EgtB/PvdO family nonheme iron enzyme produces MRSRTGLQIGMGVALVAGTLSLAQAGESTTTEKDMVLIPKGEFMMGSSEHADESQHRVVLDAYLIDKYETSNARYKEFMKATGHPAPAYWDDPRLSKPEQPVVGVSWTDANAFCKWDGKRLPTEAEWERAAKGPDGDRHYPWGHHLDPKKANYGQNVGHTVAVDSYPEGGSGFGVYNMAGNVFEWVADWYDPKYYKESVALNPQGPEKGYNFANQGAVRVLRGGSWLAPETSLHTSHRFWNQPDNNSYGVGLGFRCAKSVKALSDEAVQAGRDAFIQALVAMGAEKNADAMASIEKALAVEPENQEYLATRELIKKTMTLKKK; encoded by the coding sequence ATGCGGAGTCGAACGGGATTGCAGATTGGAATGGGGGTGGCGCTTGTGGCGGGGACCCTCTCGCTGGCGCAGGCAGGTGAGTCGACGACAACTGAAAAGGACATGGTGCTCATACCCAAAGGCGAATTTATGATGGGGAGCAGCGAGCATGCGGACGAATCGCAGCACCGGGTCGTCCTCGATGCGTACCTCATCGATAAGTACGAGACCTCTAACGCACGATACAAGGAATTCATGAAGGCAACCGGCCATCCTGCCCCGGCGTACTGGGACGATCCGCGCCTGAGCAAGCCGGAACAGCCTGTGGTCGGTGTGAGCTGGACTGACGCGAACGCTTTCTGCAAATGGGACGGAAAGCGTCTGCCGACGGAAGCGGAATGGGAACGGGCTGCGAAGGGGCCGGACGGTGACCGTCACTATCCGTGGGGTCATCACCTGGATCCGAAGAAGGCCAATTATGGTCAGAACGTGGGCCACACTGTGGCGGTGGACTCCTACCCGGAAGGGGGCAGCGGATTCGGTGTCTACAACATGGCAGGCAACGTCTTCGAATGGGTTGCGGACTGGTATGACCCCAAATACTACAAGGAGAGCGTGGCTTTGAATCCCCAGGGTCCTGAGAAGGGGTACAACTTTGCCAATCAGGGGGCGGTGCGCGTTCTGCGAGGGGGATCGTGGTTAGCCCCTGAAACCTCGCTGCATACCAGCCATCGCTTCTGGAACCAGCCTGACAACAATTCCTACGGGGTCGGCTTGGGATTTCGTTGCGCCAAGTCCGTGAAAGCGTTGTCTGATGAGGCGGTGCAGGCCGGGCGAGATGCCTTTATCCAAGCGCTTGTCGCGATGGGCGCTGAGAAGAACGCGGATGCCATGGCCTCAATCGAGAAGGCTTTGGCGGTGGAACCCGAGAATCAGGAGTATCTGGCAACGCGTGAACTCATCAAGAAAACCATGACGCTCAAGAAGAAATAA
- a CDS encoding cobalamin B12-binding domain-containing protein, translating to MNTHRIHRVARLTGLSRDVIRVWERRYGIVQPSRSVNRYRVYSDEDVALLRFLKSEQDKGRSIGELASEGRELLLMRMRTTPAPSAPAQPFDRLLDELIATLEPLDRAEFERRLNGAVAVIPFEEALQCLLLPLQHRIGELWHQGRLNVGVEHYVTKLIQQKLFSVMNQLPLNENGPRVVVGCPAGEFHELGAQAVAYHCAMRGCQIYYLGPNIPIADLQAFCQRVGPDLILLSIVEYQTDEEAERFLQSLEMIATTWPVVIGGQGASAMSHLIGSRHVEVLDDSAALNARVQNLLARRLPAKA from the coding sequence ATGAATACACATAGAATTCATAGGGTTGCAAGACTGACTGGGCTGAGCCGTGACGTGATTCGGGTATGGGAGCGGCGATACGGGATTGTCCAACCTTCGAGAAGTGTGAATCGCTATCGTGTCTATAGCGATGAGGATGTCGCGCTCCTGAGGTTCCTGAAATCTGAGCAGGACAAGGGCCGTTCCATTGGGGAACTCGCGTCGGAAGGGCGCGAACTCTTATTGATGCGAATGCGGACGACGCCGGCGCCGAGCGCGCCGGCTCAGCCGTTTGATCGGCTCCTCGATGAACTCATCGCCACACTCGAGCCCCTCGATCGCGCAGAATTTGAGCGGCGTCTCAATGGCGCCGTCGCGGTGATTCCATTCGAAGAAGCACTGCAATGCCTGCTGCTGCCATTACAGCATCGGATCGGCGAATTGTGGCATCAGGGCCGACTCAACGTCGGGGTCGAACATTACGTCACAAAGCTCATTCAACAGAAGTTGTTCTCAGTCATGAATCAGCTTCCGCTCAATGAGAATGGACCGCGTGTCGTGGTGGGCTGCCCGGCGGGAGAATTCCATGAGCTTGGGGCGCAGGCCGTGGCCTATCACTGCGCCATGCGGGGGTGCCAGATTTATTACCTCGGCCCGAACATTCCTATCGCGGACCTCCAGGCTTTCTGCCAACGCGTGGGCCCCGACCTCATTCTGCTGTCGATCGTCGAATACCAGACAGACGAGGAAGCCGAACGCTTCCTGCAGTCTTTGGAGATGATCGCAACGACCTGGCCCGTGGTGATCGGCGGCCAAGGGGCCAGCGCGATGAGCCATTTGATCGGGTCCCGGCATGTTGAGGTGCTCGACGATTCCGCCGCGCTCAACGCGCGCGTGCAAAACCTGCTTGCTCGACGCCTTCCGGCGAAAGCCTAG
- a CDS encoding ribonuclease HI, producing the protein MSAPPRPQSSTIEQILIWTDGSCLGNPGPGGWAYIIQRGADRREAAGHERHTTNNRMEMAAAIEALKTLDMSYRVVLYSDSQLLIKTMTLGWKRKKNQDLWAELDRLTAIHRIDWQWVRGHDGHPENEACDALAQRAASVASSLRGGLVQKGPYAAAEGGALPY; encoded by the coding sequence ATGTCCGCTCCTCCTCGTCCACAGAGTTCGACCATAGAGCAGATTCTCATCTGGACCGACGGCAGTTGTCTCGGTAATCCGGGGCCCGGCGGCTGGGCCTATATCATTCAGCGTGGGGCCGACCGCCGCGAGGCGGCCGGGCACGAGCGTCACACCACCAACAACCGCATGGAAATGGCGGCAGCCATCGAGGCGTTGAAGACTCTCGACATGTCGTACCGCGTCGTTCTTTATTCGGATTCTCAGCTCCTGATCAAAACCATGACGCTGGGATGGAAACGGAAGAAGAACCAAGACCTGTGGGCCGAACTGGACCGGCTCACGGCGATCCATCGGATTGATTGGCAATGGGTGCGGGGCCATGACGGCCATCCGGAAAACGAGGCCTGCGATGCTCTTGCCCAACGAGCCGCCTCCGTCGCGAGCAGCTTGCGCGGAGGGCTGGTTCAGAAAGGACCCTATGCAGCTGCTGAAGGTGGGGCGCTTCCATATTAA
- a CDS encoding Fic family protein has product MNISDFKSGELEQQYEYKSFLPVLINREWTLTEPETLTLLEEANRLLGELNAYSQLIPDVDFFIGMHIRKEATTSSRIEGTQTNIEEALLEKKDLDPEKRNDWQEIQNYIQAINFAIERLPRMPLSNRLLRDTHAVLLKGVRGKHKQPGQFRTSQNWIGVSLKHATFIPPHHRHVEDLMSDLEKFMHNEEIHVPHLLKIALIHYQFETIHPFLDGNGRLGRLLIVLYLVSFRLLDKPALYLSDFFERHKGEYYDQLTSVRSAHKLGEWVRFFLLGMRETTALSIQVFKDILALKERIERKLMPTFHVRRQENAQTLMRCLYQRPMVSIKAVVSLIGAQTNTAATLIDDFVKLGILKEFTGQKRNRLFIFADYVKLFKK; this is encoded by the coding sequence ATGAATATCAGTGACTTTAAATCTGGGGAGCTAGAGCAGCAGTATGAATATAAGAGCTTTTTACCCGTTCTAATTAACAGGGAGTGGACTTTAACGGAACCAGAGACATTGACGCTATTGGAGGAAGCGAATCGTCTTCTTGGGGAGCTAAACGCATATTCTCAGCTGATTCCAGATGTGGATTTCTTCATAGGTATGCACATACGAAAGGAGGCCACGACTTCCAGTCGGATAGAAGGGACTCAAACTAACATTGAAGAGGCTCTGTTAGAAAAGAAGGATCTCGACCCAGAAAAGAGAAATGATTGGCAGGAAATACAAAATTATATTCAAGCTATCAATTTTGCAATTGAGCGCTTGCCTCGCATGCCACTTTCAAATCGCTTGCTGCGTGACACGCATGCCGTATTACTGAAAGGTGTGAGAGGAAAGCATAAACAGCCAGGACAATTCAGAACAAGCCAAAATTGGATAGGCGTTAGTCTCAAACATGCCACCTTCATTCCTCCGCATCATCGGCATGTGGAAGACCTGATGAGTGACCTAGAGAAGTTTATGCATAATGAGGAAATCCATGTTCCCCATCTATTGAAAATCGCACTTATCCACTATCAATTCGAAACTATTCACCCCTTCTTGGATGGCAATGGCCGATTGGGACGCCTCCTCATTGTGCTCTATCTGGTAAGTTTCCGCTTACTTGATAAACCTGCGTTGTACCTATCGGATTTTTTCGAACGCCACAAAGGCGAATATTACGACCAGTTAACATCGGTACGATCCGCTCATAAGCTAGGAGAATGGGTGCGTTTCTTTCTTCTTGGTATGCGAGAGACAACAGCGTTATCGATTCAGGTTTTCAAGGACATTCTTGCCCTTAAAGAGAGAATCGAGCGAAAACTAATGCCGACGTTTCATGTGCGCCGGCAGGAAAATGCTCAAACTCTTATGCGCTGTTTATATCAGCGACCAATGGTGAGCATAAAAGCAGTAGTGAGCCTGATTGGAGCGCAGACGAATACCGCCGCGACACTAATAGATGATTTCGTAAAGCTAGGAATATTAAAAGAGTTCACAGGGCAAAAGAGAAATAGATTATTCATCTTTGCCGACTATGTGAAACTTTTCAAAAAGTAG
- a CDS encoding site-specific integrase produces MALKDVLKRAQGDGRHPGWPEKDLLSKQTINQDLTHLTHFFSWLINEGKYSETNPVDGLTYQGIEAKQTETFSDADIKAVFTSSEYRRQLKDGEHAQVTSAARYWLPLLLLLTGARREEVANLALSDIKDEEGLNCFDIAPDPGRGRRLKNKASRRRVPIHSHLIELGFLKYVDSMKAQGELLLFPKHLALKKKGRGMGRGTAGDLVAKWFHRLLLKLNIPGEKSLHSFRPTMTTKLYEAGVDGETRRELLGHSGKDVHEAVYLGPPLAVLKQHLERVNLRPFLRN; encoded by the coding sequence ATGGCGCTCAAGGATGTCCTGAAGCGTGCTCAAGGTGATGGCCGCCATCCGGGGTGGCCGGAGAAGGACTTGCTGTCGAAGCAGACGATCAACCAAGACCTGACCCATCTGACGCACTTTTTCTCATGGCTAATCAACGAAGGAAAATACTCTGAAACCAATCCGGTTGACGGCCTGACCTACCAAGGCATCGAAGCGAAGCAGACTGAGACATTCTCGGATGCTGACATCAAGGCGGTGTTCACAAGCAGCGAGTACAGGAGGCAGTTGAAGGATGGGGAACATGCTCAGGTGACTTCCGCCGCTCGGTACTGGTTGCCCCTGCTTCTCCTTCTCACTGGTGCTCGGCGCGAAGAAGTTGCCAATCTTGCCCTCTCTGACATCAAGGACGAAGAGGGCCTGAACTGTTTCGACATTGCGCCTGATCCAGGCAGAGGCCGAAGACTCAAGAACAAGGCGAGCCGAAGGCGTGTCCCGATCCACTCGCACCTGATTGAACTTGGTTTCCTGAAGTACGTAGACTCGATGAAGGCGCAGGGTGAGTTGTTGCTGTTCCCGAAGCATCTCGCTCTGAAGAAGAAAGGTCGTGGCATGGGTCGAGGGACTGCCGGTGACTTGGTTGCAAAGTGGTTTCATCGTCTGTTGCTCAAACTCAACATACCAGGGGAAAAGAGTCTGCATTCCTTTCGTCCGACCATGACAACGAAGCTTTACGAGGCTGGTGTAGATGGGGAGACCAGAAGGGAATTGCTAGGGCATAGCGGTAAGGATGTTCACGAGGCAGTGTACCTGGGGCCTCCCTTGGCGGTCCTCAAGCAGCATCTTGAACGGGTCAACCTGAGGCCGTTCCTGCGAAACTAG
- the rplI gene encoding 50S ribosomal protein L9, with protein sequence MKVILQETLEGVGNLGDLLDVSDGFARNYLLPRRKAVLANDRNIKEFEHTKRVAAERAKKERQEIEAHGKKISAVSLTIEAQVGKDDKMFGSVTAKDIAEGLAEKGFTVDRRKIQLAQPIKELGTFTIPIKLPREVTASIAVQVVKKQGAEPEAEATA encoded by the coding sequence ATGAAGGTGATTCTACAGGAAACTCTCGAAGGCGTAGGCAATCTCGGCGACCTCTTGGATGTCTCGGATGGGTTCGCCCGAAACTATTTGCTGCCCCGCCGCAAGGCCGTGCTGGCGAACGACCGGAACATCAAGGAATTCGAGCACACCAAGCGCGTCGCAGCGGAACGGGCCAAGAAGGAGCGGCAAGAGATCGAGGCTCACGGGAAGAAGATCTCTGCGGTGTCGTTGACGATCGAGGCGCAGGTCGGGAAGGACGACAAGATGTTCGGGTCGGTCACGGCCAAGGACATCGCAGAAGGGCTTGCCGAGAAAGGCTTCACGGTGGATCGCCGCAAGATCCAGCTGGCGCAGCCGATCAAGGAGTTGGGCACCTTTACGATTCCAATCAAGCTGCCGCGCGAAGTGACGGCGAGCATCGCCGTGCAGGTTGTGAAGAAGCAGGGCGCGGAACCGGAAGCGGAAGCCACGGCCTAG
- a CDS encoding serine hydroxymethyltransferase, with product MDELIGSLDALKSTDPDTYEAIRAEEQRQREKLLLIASENFASPAVLAAQGCLMTNKYAEGYPGKRYYGGCQHVDTVEDLAIQRCKQIFGADHVNVQPHSGSQANMAAYLSVLKPGDTILGLDLAQGGHLTHGSKVNFSGTIFRAFSYGVDRQSETIDYAAVQKIAEECRPRMLVVGASAYARTLDFAKFQAIAKSVGAYLMVDIAHIAGLIAAGLHPNPVPYADFVTTTTHKTLRGPRGGVTMCKAEHAKAVDKIIFPGLQGGPLMHVIAAKAVAFKEALSPGFKRYQQQVLANAKTLAQGLMERGYKIVSGGTDTHLMLVNLTNKGITGKEADAALDAAGIIVNKNAVPYDEKPPAIASGIRLGAPIVSTRGMREADMREIVALIDRVLQHPQNQTVQAEVRAQAKALCSRFPIFHAYDSSPA from the coding sequence ATGGACGAGCTTATCGGTTCGTTGGATGCACTGAAGTCGACCGATCCCGACACGTACGAGGCCATTCGGGCGGAGGAACAGCGGCAGCGTGAGAAGCTGCTCCTCATCGCCTCGGAGAACTTCGCCAGCCCGGCGGTCCTGGCGGCCCAAGGCTGCTTGATGACGAACAAGTACGCCGAAGGGTATCCGGGGAAACGGTATTACGGTGGCTGCCAGCATGTCGACACCGTCGAAGACCTCGCCATCCAGCGGTGCAAACAGATCTTCGGCGCCGATCACGTGAACGTCCAGCCCCATTCCGGGTCGCAAGCCAATATGGCCGCCTACCTCTCGGTGTTGAAACCGGGTGACACGATCCTCGGATTGGATTTGGCGCAGGGCGGGCACCTCACGCACGGCAGCAAGGTCAACTTCTCCGGAACCATTTTCCGAGCCTTCTCTTATGGGGTGGACCGGCAGAGCGAAACCATCGACTATGCAGCGGTGCAGAAGATCGCGGAGGAGTGCCGTCCACGTATGCTGGTGGTCGGAGCCAGTGCCTATGCCCGCACGCTGGACTTTGCGAAATTTCAAGCGATCGCGAAATCGGTCGGCGCGTACTTGATGGTCGACATCGCGCACATCGCCGGTTTGATCGCGGCAGGCCTGCATCCCAACCCGGTGCCCTACGCCGACTTCGTCACCACGACGACCCACAAGACCCTCCGCGGACCACGCGGTGGCGTCACGATGTGCAAGGCCGAGCATGCGAAGGCCGTCGACAAGATCATTTTCCCGGGCCTGCAGGGCGGTCCGCTTATGCACGTGATCGCCGCCAAGGCGGTCGCCTTCAAGGAAGCATTGTCTCCCGGCTTCAAACGCTATCAGCAACAAGTGTTGGCCAATGCCAAGACCTTGGCTCAGGGTTTGATGGAGCGGGGGTACAAGATCGTCTCCGGCGGGACCGACACCCATCTGATGCTGGTGAACCTGACGAACAAAGGCATCACGGGGAAGGAAGCCGACGCCGCGCTGGACGCCGCGGGCATCATCGTCAACAAGAATGCCGTGCCGTACGACGAAAAGCCGCCGGCCATCGCCAGCGGTATTCGATTAGGAGCACCGATCGTTTCCACCCGCGGCATGCGCGAAGCCGATATGCGAGAAATCGTCGCGCTGATCGACCGCGTGTTACAGCATCCGCAAAACCAAACCGTACAGGCTGAGGTTCGGGCGCAGGCGAAGGCTCTCTGCAGCCGCTTCCCCATCTTTCATGCCTACGATTCATCTCCCGCTTAG
- the nrdR gene encoding transcriptional regulator NrdR, whose amino-acid sequence MKCPFCDDVEDKVVDSRMAKEGEVIRRRRECLSCKRRYTTYERVEETMPVVVKKDGRREPFDRGKIVAGLKKACEKRPISTATIETVTDRIEKRIQELGETEIDSTAVGEEVMRELSQLDQVAYVRFASVYREFKDIDQFMDEIKALAQQRRER is encoded by the coding sequence GTGAAGTGCCCCTTCTGTGACGATGTAGAAGACAAGGTCGTCGATTCGCGTATGGCGAAGGAGGGCGAGGTCATCCGACGCCGGCGCGAATGCCTGTCCTGCAAGCGCCGCTACACCACCTACGAACGGGTTGAAGAGACGATGCCGGTGGTCGTGAAGAAGGACGGCCGCCGCGAGCCGTTCGACCGGGGCAAGATCGTCGCCGGACTGAAGAAAGCCTGCGAGAAGCGGCCGATCAGCACCGCCACGATCGAAACCGTCACCGATCGAATCGAAAAGCGCATCCAAGAACTCGGCGAAACCGAAATCGACAGCACCGCAGTGGGCGAGGAAGTCATGCGGGAACTGTCGCAGTTGGATCAGGTGGCGTACGTCCGGTTCGCATCGGTATACCGCGAGTTCAAAGACATCGACCAGTTCATGGACGAGATCAAGGCGCTCGCCCAACAGCGCCGGGAACGCTAG
- a CDS encoding Gfo/Idh/MocA family oxidoreductase, giving the protein MAATTAKRDRRRTGRSRGKGLPGTTKVAIIGAGRGGTALMEIFATDPLVRIVGVAEINPNAPGLGLAKRLKIPVTRNYRRLLSLERIDLVIDVSGNAEIGEYLMDFHRMGVTVIGGASAKFMWQLIEARIRATAEIEKTLNKYQSLYRLYVKETGAAVTEERTRIACEIHDGLVQSLAGVNFKLELCQELHRKDPKESLATLRESKAQLKLAIQEARQVIFNLRPLHYDKMELVPALTNYLRSYETQYHIKTEFSAAGDEKILFPRTKIFLFRIVQEALSNVQKHAKADRVSVRLDIQLDLLQVTITDNGIGFDMEAVLRDPEKWDHFGVKGIVERARLVGGEATIESKKGRGTRIVLKVPLADKETIRNGKD; this is encoded by the coding sequence ATGGCCGCGACAACAGCGAAACGAGACCGCCGGCGCACCGGCCGCTCTCGCGGAAAAGGCCTTCCGGGAACGACCAAGGTCGCGATCATCGGCGCGGGCCGCGGCGGCACCGCCCTGATGGAAATCTTCGCGACCGATCCCTTGGTCCGGATCGTCGGGGTCGCGGAAATCAACCCGAATGCACCGGGGCTGGGGCTGGCCAAGCGCCTGAAGATTCCCGTCACCCGCAATTATCGCCGGCTACTGAGCCTGGAACGGATCGACCTGGTCATCGACGTCTCCGGCAACGCCGAGATCGGCGAGTACTTGATGGACTTCCATCGCATGGGCGTGACCGTGATCGGCGGCGCCAGCGCCAAGTTCATGTGGCAGCTTATCGAGGCACGAATTCGCGCCACCGCCGAAATCGAGAAGACGTTGAACAAGTATCAGTCCCTGTACCGGTTGTACGTGAAGGAAACCGGGGCCGCCGTGACCGAAGAACGGACCAGGATCGCCTGCGAGATCCACGACGGCCTGGTGCAGAGCTTGGCGGGGGTGAACTTCAAACTGGAGCTGTGCCAGGAACTACACCGGAAAGACCCGAAGGAAAGTCTTGCGACGTTGCGTGAATCGAAAGCGCAACTGAAGCTGGCCATCCAAGAAGCCCGTCAGGTCATTTTCAATCTGCGCCCCCTCCATTACGACAAGATGGAGTTGGTCCCGGCCCTGACCAACTATCTTCGATCCTACGAGACCCAGTACCACATCAAGACGGAATTCTCGGCGGCCGGCGACGAGAAGATCCTCTTTCCGCGCACCAAGATTTTCCTCTTCCGCATCGTCCAGGAAGCCTTGAGCAACGTCCAGAAGCATGCAAAGGCCGATCGGGTGTCGGTACGGCTGGATATTCAGCTGGACCTGCTTCAGGTGACCATTACGGACAATGGCATCGGGTTCGACATGGAGGCGGTGCTGCGGGACCCCGAAAAGTGGGATCACTTCGGGGTCAAGGGAATCGTCGAGCGCGCCCGTTTAGTGGGGGGCGAAGCGACGATCGAGTCCAAGAAGGGGCGTGGCACACGCATCGTGCTCAAAGTCCCGCTAGCCGACAAGGAGACGATTCGCAATGGAAAAGATTAA
- a CDS encoding response regulator transcription factor — MEKIKVLIADDHRVVREGLAAILKTKDDINVVGEAQDGVEAVEKTRTLLPDVVLMDVSMPRMGGVEATRQIKREFPHIGIVALTMYEEQQYIFDLVRAGATGYLLKDSESSQIVAAIRAIYRGESLIHPSVASKILAEFSLMSQKKGKKPAWVEHDLTEREITVLRLVADGKTNKEIANSLDLSEKTVKNHVRNIFHKLQVYDRTQAAILAIRKGLIELEPRP, encoded by the coding sequence ATGGAAAAGATTAAGGTCCTGATTGCCGATGATCACCGCGTCGTCCGAGAAGGATTGGCCGCGATCCTGAAGACGAAAGACGACATCAACGTCGTCGGGGAAGCACAGGATGGCGTCGAAGCGGTCGAGAAGACGCGGACGCTGCTCCCGGATGTGGTGCTCATGGATGTGAGCATGCCGCGCATGGGCGGTGTGGAAGCCACCCGGCAGATCAAACGGGAATTTCCCCACATCGGCATCGTGGCCCTGACCATGTATGAAGAACAACAATATATCTTCGACTTGGTTCGCGCCGGAGCGACCGGCTATCTCCTGAAAGACTCCGAGTCTTCCCAAATCGTCGCCGCCATTCGAGCGATCTATCGCGGCGAATCCCTGATCCATCCGTCGGTCGCGAGCAAGATCCTCGCGGAGTTTTCCCTCATGTCCCAGAAGAAGGGAAAGAAACCGGCCTGGGTCGAGCATGACCTCACCGAACGTGAAATCACGGTCCTGCGCCTGGTCGCCGACGGCAAGACCAACAAGGAAATCGCCAACAGCCTCGACCTGAGCGAGAAGACCGTGAAGAACCACGTGCGCAACATCTTCCACAAGCTTCAGGTCTATGACCGGACGCAAGCCGCGATTCTGGCTATCCGTAAGGGCCTCATCGAGCTGGAACCAAGGCCGTAA
- a CDS encoding sel1 repeat family protein, with protein sequence MQDMGRHSIPGALLSFWIMALLLISGSGCTVPLYKDSFNKQYEQQQAEALRFLNAPPNQPSRPDEILASTVSELTERSMKELGSRNDIVLVMFVAQNEVTTTLYKIRDTMRSRDPKSSLNPYWVIDVPGLVGDPQTNCGVVVGHWYAYEKYPYRAPWERIVDAVLEREATYGTYLYSHNGKFLLTEDGQPEMEALQEVCFPGHALASTRFDSFGAAKQSRPALARWRPTSTSDEFATVQTTTKDVVAKTLMGDTLVGQACVNTVNINLRITDVFLNNRAEQNDPMYLMKGVLKVSRNAQTSPEIALVGAISRVNGVVNLAASSEEPNPRYRNTIISLFRDDADSGLEGMIEGMEETETAGCDDVRLTSKNGTKLTAFPKMTAQVAFFFSNPQMAPRSKLYSVYWLKVAEARDSIDAPYYLGSRYEQRGATDPNYYALAVQYYLAATTAYDDARAQAALGRMYEKGQGTKRDPEKAEQWSSVAKTTRQGATRICASPQVREVIQRLLTQVYLQNKAGSEAMNALTGIRPDRGEITISKVTAEDVLSLNHAFICRAKGGFDNPNFQMEMPETKITVWRDQYGNVTTTDNSMEQFSSQAGPALMNEAARNVVNYLTFKLTPLGNSRFKITYRGPRGIQSEELQVN encoded by the coding sequence ATGCAAGATATGGGCAGACATAGCATTCCCGGGGCGCTACTCTCCTTCTGGATCATGGCGCTCCTATTGATTTCTGGGAGTGGCTGTACTGTCCCGCTGTATAAAGACTCATTCAACAAACAATATGAACAACAACAAGCCGAAGCACTACGGTTTTTGAACGCTCCGCCCAATCAGCCGTCCAGACCAGACGAGATTCTTGCGAGCACTGTTTCAGAGCTGACGGAGCGATCGATGAAGGAACTCGGCTCACGAAACGATATTGTGCTCGTGATGTTTGTGGCCCAAAATGAGGTGACGACCACACTCTATAAAATCAGGGACACCATGCGGTCCAGGGATCCGAAGTCGTCCTTAAACCCCTATTGGGTGATTGATGTCCCCGGATTAGTCGGAGACCCACAAACGAATTGCGGTGTTGTGGTCGGTCACTGGTATGCGTACGAGAAATATCCATATCGTGCGCCATGGGAACGAATTGTGGATGCGGTCTTAGAACGGGAAGCGACGTATGGCACATACCTTTACTCGCACAACGGGAAATTTCTCCTGACCGAAGATGGCCAACCCGAGATGGAGGCGCTACAAGAGGTTTGCTTCCCAGGTCACGCATTAGCCTCGACTCGTTTCGATTCGTTTGGGGCGGCCAAACAGAGCCGTCCGGCCTTGGCGCGGTGGAGGCCGACATCTACGTCAGATGAATTTGCCACTGTGCAGACGACGACAAAAGATGTGGTTGCCAAGACACTCATGGGCGACACGCTAGTGGGACAGGCATGCGTCAACACCGTGAATATTAACCTGAGGATCACCGATGTCTTTCTCAATAATCGCGCTGAGCAGAATGACCCGATGTACTTAATGAAGGGGGTCTTGAAGGTCTCTCGCAATGCACAGACTTCCCCGGAGATTGCCTTGGTAGGAGCCATTTCACGAGTAAATGGCGTCGTGAATCTCGCGGCCTCAAGCGAAGAGCCCAATCCCCGTTACAGAAACACCATCATTTCGCTTTTTAGAGATGATGCGGACAGTGGATTGGAAGGAATGATTGAGGGCATGGAGGAAACTGAGACTGCGGGGTGCGACGATGTTCGGCTCACGAGCAAGAATGGGACGAAATTGACTGCGTTTCCCAAGATGACGGCCCAGGTTGCGTTCTTCTTCTCCAACCCCCAAATGGCCCCTCGATCCAAACTTTATTCAGTCTACTGGCTCAAAGTCGCGGAGGCCCGTGACAGTATTGATGCACCGTATTACCTTGGATCTCGCTACGAACAGCGCGGCGCGACGGACCCGAATTACTATGCCCTCGCAGTGCAGTATTACTTAGCAGCGACCACCGCCTACGATGATGCAAGGGCACAAGCCGCTTTAGGGCGCATGTATGAGAAGGGGCAAGGAACAAAGAGAGACCCGGAGAAAGCCGAGCAGTGGAGCAGCGTGGCAAAGACCACCCGCCAAGGCGCTACGCGCATATGTGCGTCCCCGCAAGTGAGAGAAGTGATTCAACGTCTTCTTACGCAGGTCTATCTCCAGAACAAGGCTGGGTCTGAGGCGATGAACGCTCTGACCGGGATTCGTCCAGACCGAGGGGAGATCACGATCAGCAAAGTGACGGCTGAAGACGTGTTATCGTTGAACCACGCGTTTATCTGCCGCGCTAAAGGCGGGTTTGATAATCCCAATTTTCAGATGGAGATGCCTGAGACAAAGATTACCGTTTGGAGAGACCAATACGGCAACGTAACTACTACGGACAATTCAATGGAACAGTTTTCGTCGCAAGCAGGACCCGCACTGATGAACGAAGCTGCCAGAAACGTGGTGAACTATCTCACGTTTAAGCTGACGCCATTAGGCAATAGTCGTTTCAAAATAACCTACCGAGGCCCAAGAGGCATTCAGTCGGAGGAGCTCCAGGTAAACTAG